In a genomic window of Pangasianodon hypophthalmus isolate fPanHyp1 chromosome 19, fPanHyp1.pri, whole genome shotgun sequence:
- the LOC128321731 gene encoding uncharacterized protein LOC128321731, with translation MEDRCERRLKRIRPTPIVLRAIEEEDGMSDHPSSPEESYAVPLPPTPPPSPELSRQLSPTRSEEPVVSGHKETVVTEHANEDPAGMEVQDTPSNENSLCGSDDALPTTIDDPDAPLTCWLERVEFFKCLESAVLHCLNKVLRMYAEAKCNGCQISHPSQRQHTCLLDPPDDIYQTSFHGVMRMLWDSQFVQALEKYMESYGFYETCEGDIIGPAAEILLLGYRSGGPIYDRIYRMYDEIKPDEERIERFIKLVMDCCYTC, from the coding sequence atggaaGACCGCTGTGAACGCAGGCTCAAGAGAATAAGGCCTACCCCGATCGTGCTGAGGGctatagaagaagaagacggaATGTCCGACCATCCTTCATCTCCGGAGGAGAGTTACGCCGTTCCTTTGCCGCCGACACCTCCCCCGAGCCCCGAGCTCTCGCGACAGCTTTCACCCACTCGCTCTGAGGAACCTGTCGTCTCGGGGCACAAGGAGACTGTCGTTACGGAGCACGCTAACGAGGATCCCGCGGGGATGGAGGTTCAGGACACTCCTTCGAATGAGAACTCACTCTGCGGGTCGGATGACGCATTGCCGACGACCATCGACGACCCCGACGCACCGCTCACATGCTGGCTGGAGAGGGTCGAGTTTTTCAAATGTCTGGAATCAGCGGTGCTTCATTGCCTCAACAAGGTTCTGAGAATGTACGCCGAAGCCAAATGCAACGGTTGTCAGATCAGCCATCCTAGCCAGAGACAACACACGTGCTTGCTCGACCCACCCGACGACATATATCAGACCTCCTTTCACGGTGTGATGCGGATGCTGTGGGACTCACAGTTCGTCCAAGCCCTTGAGAAATATATGGAGAGCTACGGGTTTTACGAGACATGCGAGGGCGACATAATCGGGCCTGCAGCAGAGATTCTTTTGCTGGGGTATAGATCAGGAGGACCGATCTACGACCGCATCTACCGAATGTACGATGAAATCAAACCTGACGAGGAGAGAATAGAGCGTTTCATAAAGCTGGTCATGGACTGCTGCTATACCTgttaa